One Carassius gibelio isolate Cgi1373 ecotype wild population from Czech Republic chromosome B18, carGib1.2-hapl.c, whole genome shotgun sequence DNA segment encodes these proteins:
- the LOC127977168 gene encoding repulsive guidance molecule A-like — MHSKRERRGALSRAGWMVMGKGAAPSALQVCQFVVGFLCLFPAATLQCKILKCNSEFWASTSSSGPEEEFCTALRAYNNCVRRTARTCRGDLAYHSAQHGIEDLMSQHNCSKEGPTTQPRARTPPPPVQAPPDVNIPSDRPEVCHYERSLPRNAAPPNYTHCGFFGDPHLRTFTDDFQTCKVEGAWPLIHNKYLSVQVTNTPVVPGSSATATSKLTIIFKNFQECVDQKMYHAETDELPAAFADGSKNGGDRHGANTLRIVEKVPGQHVEIQARYIGTTIVVRQVGRYLTFAVRMPEEVVNSVEDQDNQDLYLCLHGCPANQRIDFRSFRARAAESQVLSRGRPGAPINGFTYQSAMAKCKERLPVEDLYFQSCVFDLLSSGDINFTLAAYYAFEDVKMLHSNKDKYHLFEKDTVFNSASEKWAFSVLILISLVVIQLWTGSFSFRL, encoded by the exons CAACTCTGCAGTGTAAGATCCTGAAGTGTAACTCTGAGTTCTGGGCCTCCACCTCTAGCTCTGGCCCAGAAGAGGAGTTCTGCACTGCGCTGCGAGCGTATAACAACTGTGTCCGTCGCACTGCCCGTACATGCCGGGGTGACCTGGCCTACCATTCAGCCCAACATGGTATAGAGGATCTTATGAGCCAACACAACTGCTCCAAAGAAGGTCCCACTACCCAGCCTCGTGCCCGCACACCCCCACCCCCAGTCCAGGCACCACCGGACGTCAACATTCCCTCCGACAGGCCAGAAGTGTGCCATTACGAGCGGAGTCTACCACGTAATGCCGCGCCACCAAATTACACTCACTGCGGCTTTTTTGGGGACCCACATCTCCGAACATTCACCGATGACTTTCAGACCTGTAAAGTTGAGGGAGCCTGGCCACTGATTCACAATAAGTACCTGTCTGTGCAGGTCACGAACACTCCTGTTGTGCCTGGATCGTCTGCTACGGCTACTAGCAAG CTAACGATCATCTTCAAGAACTTTCAAGAATGTGTAGACCAGAAGATGTACCATGCGGAGACCGACGAGCTTCCTGCTGCATTCGCTGATGGTTCAAAGAACGGAGGCGACCGCCATGGGGCCAACACCTTGCGCATAGTAGAGAAGGTGCCTGGACAACACGTGGAGATCCAGGCACGCTACATCGGCACCACCATTGTAGTCCGGCAGGTTGGCCGCTACCTCACCTTTGCGGTGCGGATGCCAGAGGAGGTGGTGAATTCGGTGGAGGACCAGGACAACCAGGATCTTTACCTCTGCCTGCACGGTTGCCCTGCAAACCAGCGAATAGACTTCAGGAGCTTCAGAGCGCGGGCGGCGGAGAGCCAAGTCTTAAGCAGGGGGCGGCCAGGCGCTCCTATTAATGGCTTCACATACCAGTCAGCCATGGCCAAGTGCAAAGAACGTCTACCAGTTGAGGATCTGTACTTCCAATCCTGTGTTTTTGACCTGCTATCTTCTGGGGACATCAACTTCACTCTGGCGGCCTACTACGCCTTTGAGGATGTTAAAATGCTCCACTCCAACAAAGACAAGTATCACCTCTTTGAAAAGGATACAGTATTCAACTCTGCCTCAGAGAAATGGGCTTTTAGTGTCCTAATCCTCATCAGCCTTGTTGTCATACAGTTGTGGACTGGCTCGTTTTCCTTTCGCCTGTAG